From Camelina sativa cultivar DH55 chromosome 20, Cs, whole genome shotgun sequence, the proteins below share one genomic window:
- the LOC104772412 gene encoding importin subunit alpha-1-like, translated as MSLKPSARTEARRNQYKVTVDAEEGRRRREDNMVEVRKIKREESLMKKRREALDDFSGLVDDDMKLESLQDMVAGVWSENPDWQLNSTTQIRKLLSIRRSPPIDKVIGSGVVPRLVEFLKKEDNHKIQLEAAWALTNIASGTSDHTKVVIEHNAVPIFVQLLASPNDDVREQAVWGLGNVAGDSKQCRDYVLNCGALVPLLNQLNEHTKLSMLREVTWTLSNLCRGGGLINPEALQALERLIHSTDEQVLTDACWALSYITRVSNDKIQAVIDSGFVPRLVELLLHPCMSVLVPALRTVGNIVTGDALQTQFVINSGALPCLAVILTQNYKRSIKKETCWTISNITAGTKEQIQAVLEANLIAPLVKLLQCAEFDIKKEAAWAISYVAFGGSHDQIKYLVEQGCIKPLCNLLRCVDPKIIILCLKALENILKVGEEEKNLGNTGDMNHYAELIDDAGGLDKMEDLQNHDNSEIYDKALRIMETYWLEEDEETQQSPDGFNFN; from the coding sequence ATGTCGCTGAAACCTAGCGCCAGGACTGAGGCCCGCCGGAACCAGTACAAAGTTACGGTAGATGCGGAGGAGGGACGACGGAGGAGAGAAGACAACATGGTTGAGGTGCGAAAAATCAAACGTGAGGAGagtctgatgaagaagaggcgTGAAGCTCTTGATGATTTCTCGGGATTGGTCGACGACGATATGAAGTTGGAGAGTTTGCAAGATATGGTCGCTGGGGTTTGGTCGGAAAATCCTGACTGGCAGCTTAATTCAACTACTCAGATCAGGAAGCTTCTATCTATCCGCAGAAGTCCTCCAATCGATAAAGTGATAGGCTCTGGAGTCGTGCCTCGGTTAGTTGAGTTTcttaagaaagaagataacCATAAGATTCAATTAGAGGCAGCTTGGGCTCTAACAAACATTGCATCTGGAACATCGGATCACACAAAGGTTGTAATCGAACACAATGCTGTTCCAATCTTTGTCCAGCTTCTTGCTTCACCCAATGATGATGTCCGCGAACAAGCTGTATGGGGGTTAGGTAACGTTGCTGGTGATTCAAAGCAGTGCCGTGATTATGTTCTTAATTGTGGAGCACTTGTTCCGCTTCTCAATCAGCTTAATGAGCATACCAAATTGTCTATGCTTAGAGAAGTCACATGGACTTTGTCAAACTTGTGTCGTGGTGGTGGCCTGATTAATCCCGAAGCGCTTCAAGCCCTTGAACGATTAATTCATTCTACCGATGAACAAGTCTTGACAGACGCATGTTGGGCACTCAGTTACATCACTAGAGTATCCAATGACAAAATCCAGGCTGTCATCGATTCGGGCTTTGTCCCAAGACTTGTTGAACTTCTCCTCCATCCTTGTATGTCAGTGCTAGTTCCTGCGCTTCGCACGGTTGGAAATATAGTAACGGGAGATGCTCTACAAACACAGTTTGTGATCAATAGTGGTGCTCTGCCTTGTCTTGCCGTCATTCTAACTCAAAACTATAAGAGAAGCATTAAAAAGGAAACTTGTTGGACGATTTCAAACATCACAGCGGGAACCAAAGAACAGATCCAGGCTGTATTAGAGGCTAATTTGATAGCACCCTTGGTCAAGCTGCTTCAATGTGCTGAATTTGACATTAAGAAAGAAGCTGCATGGGCAATTTCATATGTAGCTTTTGGAGGTTCTCATGATCAGATCAAATACCTTGTAGAACAAGGATGTATAAAACCGTTATGCAATCTCCTACGATGTGTGGATCCAAAAATCATAATTCTCTGCCTTAAAGCATtggaaaacattttaaaagtgggagaggaagagaagaactTGGGTAATACAGGGGACATGAACCATTACGCTGAGCTGATTGATGATGCAGGAGGGCTAGACAAGATGGAGGACCTTCAGAACCATGACAACAGTGAGATCTATGACAAGGCTCTAAGAATTATGGAGACATACTGgcttgaagaagatgaggaaacaCAACAATCTCCTGATGGATTCAACTTCAACTGA